The window AAGTATCAAATGATAATAAGATGCCTTTGTTTGTAGGTGAACTTGATTCCGTAAAACGCGGTGGATTTGCAGCATATGGTTTTGATTACTATGATATTGGCTATGAAGCAGGTGTTATGGCTGCTCAAATCCTTAAAGGCGAGAAAAAGCCAAGTGAACTACCGGTACAATACCCACAAAAATTGAAACTATTAATCAATAAAAAAGCAGCAAAACAAATGAATATTAAGATTAAAGATGAATGGAATAATATTGCTGAATTTACTGAGTAATTTTTCAAAGAGATATTAATGGTGACACAGCAGATTATTTAATCTCTATGATAAATGGTGAACGACTATCAGCAGGTTCAGTCAAAAATAGAAACAGTCATGATAGAAAGGAAGAATAATATGTTTACCGCCATTTTTGGTTCTGTAGAAGCAGGTGTTATTTATGCACTGATGGCTTTAGGAGTATACCTTTCTTTTAGAATATTAGATTTCCCAGATTTGACGGTAGACGGAAGTTTCGTAACTGGGGCTGCTGTTGCCGCAGTTCTAATTGTTAAGGGATTCAATCCGGTTATTGCCACAATCGCCGCCTTATTAGCAGGGGTATTGGCTGGTTTACTGACGGGATTACTCCATACGAAAGGGAAAATTAATCCACTTTTATCGGGGATTTTAATGATGATTGCTCTTTACTCCATAAATCTTCGTATTATGGGTAAATCTAATGTTCCACTTTTACAAGAGGAAACAGTCATTACCAAGATTAATGATACCTGGAGTAAACTCGGAATTGATTCTGGAATTCAATCTTTGTTTAACAGCATTGGTTTGGGTAATTATATTCCAAGGACTTGGGGAATTTTGGTGACCATGCTCCTTCTTACGTTCTTGGTGAAGTTTGCGATTGATTGGTTTTTAAAAACTGATCTAGGATTGGCACTTCGAGCTACAGGTGATAATGAAACGATGATTCGCAGTTTTTCTGCGAATACCGATTTTTTAAAAACATTAGGTCTAGGCTTATCTAATGGATTAGTTGCGTTATCTGGAGCATTGATTGCCCAATACGGCGGATTTAGTGATGTCGGAATGGGAATAGGGATGATCGTTATCGGACTAGCATCAGTTATTATCGGGGAAGCTGTTTTCGGTACCAAGAGTATTGTAAGAACGACATTTGCTGTAATTGGTGGTGCCATTCTTTATCGGATTATCGTTACGCTTGCTCTTAGGGTTCAATTTCTTGATACAGGTGATATGAAACTAATTACCGCCTGCATTGTTATCATTGCGCTTGTTATACCTAAATTTTTAGATTCAGGGCGTGAAAGAAAAAGAAAGCGCAAACGGCTGATGGAAGCAAAAAAGAATCAAAGTCCAGTAGAGAAAAGTGGTGATCACCTTGCTGCAATTAAATCAGATATTTAAAGTTTTCAATGAAGGAACACCAGATGAGAAAATTGCCCTGGACCATGTTAGCTTGCACTTAAAAAAGGGTGATTTTGTCACAGTAATTGGTAGCAATGGTGCTGGAAAGTCCACTTTAATGAATATTATTTCTGGGAAACTAATCACAGATATTGGTTCAGTATCGATTGGCGAAAAAAACGTAACGAATGTAAAAGAACATACTCGCTCTAAATTAATAGGGCGCGTGTTTCAAGATCCAATGGCAGGTACAGCACCGAAGATGACCATTGAAGAAAACCTAGCGATTGCCTACTGTAGGGTGGGAACGCGGGGATTGAGAAGGGGCCTTTCAAAAAAACGACGTGATTTCTTTAAAGAAAAGCTTGAAATGCTACACCTCGGCTTAGAAAACCGACTTCAAGCAAAAGCTGGATTGTTATCAGGTGGTGAGCGTCAGGCGTTGTCACTATTAATGGCAACCTTCACAGAACCTAAGATACTCTTATTGGATGAACATACGGCGGCACTTGACCCATCACGTGCAGAATTGGTAACACAGTTAACAAAGCAAATCGTTAATGAGTATGGACTGACAACCTTGATGGTAACCCATAATATGCAGCAAGCACTTGATCTCGGCAATCGATTGATTATGATGGATAAAGGTCAGGTTATTTTTGAAGCAGATGAGGAAAAGAAGAAGGATTTGACGATTGAGAGATTGCTTGAGGAATTCCAGCGTATTCGCGGTGAAAAGATGAACAGCGATCGAGCTGTACTAATTTAAAATCTACAAATAAAAATAACGAAAAACGCATGTCCAATCCTAATGGGTGGACATGCGTCTTTTTTTGGAAAGGGGACGGATCGCCGCTAATTAAAATAAGCGAGCTTCTCTTGCAGCTTCGATACTGTTTCTAGCAAACTTAACTGGGTCGCCGACATTTTCCCAATGCATATACATTAAGCGAGGATTTTCAAAAAGCCAGTGATTGTGGACAGCTGTAACGATAATGCCTCTTCTACGTAAAGCTGTTAAAAATCGATTGATTTCTTCCTGAAGAATCACGGTTTCTCCAAGATTAAGAGTTCTACCATCAATATTATTTTCGAATGAGAGAGCAAATGG of the Bacillus sp. 1NLA3E genome contains:
- a CDS encoding ABC transporter permease; protein product: MFTAIFGSVEAGVIYALMALGVYLSFRILDFPDLTVDGSFVTGAAVAAVLIVKGFNPVIATIAALLAGVLAGLLTGLLHTKGKINPLLSGILMMIALYSINLRIMGKSNVPLLQEETVITKINDTWSKLGIDSGIQSLFNSIGLGNYIPRTWGILVTMLLLTFLVKFAIDWFLKTDLGLALRATGDNETMIRSFSANTDFLKTLGLGLSNGLVALSGALIAQYGGFSDVGMGIGMIVIGLASVIIGEAVFGTKSIVRTTFAVIGGAILYRIIVTLALRVQFLDTGDMKLITACIVIIALVIPKFLDSGRERKRKRKRLMEAKKNQSPVEKSGDHLAAIKSDI
- a CDS encoding ABC transporter ATP-binding protein produces the protein MLQLNQIFKVFNEGTPDEKIALDHVSLHLKKGDFVTVIGSNGAGKSTLMNIISGKLITDIGSVSIGEKNVTNVKEHTRSKLIGRVFQDPMAGTAPKMTIEENLAIAYCRVGTRGLRRGLSKKRRDFFKEKLEMLHLGLENRLQAKAGLLSGGERQALSLLMATFTEPKILLLDEHTAALDPSRAELVTQLTKQIVNEYGLTTLMVTHNMQQALDLGNRLIMMDKGQVIFEADEEKKKDLTIERLLEEFQRIRGEKMNSDRAVLI
- a CDS encoding DUF1259 domain-containing protein: MSKTTNIIGGEVITAAPVCVVQRLRNIDATILGRRTRSPLALPFALSFENNIDGRTLNLGETVILQEEINRFLTALRRRGIIVTAVHNHWLFENPRLMYMHWENVGDPVKFARNSIEAAREARLF